A single region of the Anaerolineales bacterium genome encodes:
- the trpB gene encoding tryptophan synthase subunit beta, with protein sequence MRFTGCAMNTPNHLPDTPPLPDERGYFGKFGGRFVPETLVPALDELTDAYARLKDDPEFTAELAHLHRTYTGRPTPISHAKRLSDHLGGAQIYLKREDLAHSGAHKINNALGQALIAKRMGKQRIIAETGAGQHGVASATVCALLGLECIVYMGSVDMARQAPNVFRMRLLGAEVRAVESGSKTLKDAINEAIRDWVTNVHTTYYLLGSALGPHPYPRIVRDFQSVIGIEARAQILDLARRLPDAVIACVGGGSNAIGMFHAFRDDPAVRLIGVEAGGYGIASGKHAARFADPTIGRLGVLHGTRSYVMQDDDGQIAETHSISAGLDYASVGPEHSFLRDSGRAEYTLADDAEALHAFQMLCRYEGIIPALESSHAVAEAIRLAPTLPRTAILLVNLSGRGDKDLDTVIKALDAQKVVAGK encoded by the coding sequence ATGCGGTTTACAGGATGTGCCATGAACACCCCCAACCACCTCCCCGATACGCCGCCCCTCCCCGATGAGCGCGGCTATTTTGGCAAATTTGGCGGACGTTTTGTCCCCGAAACCCTCGTCCCCGCCCTGGATGAACTGACGGACGCTTACGCCCGCCTGAAGGATGACCCCGAATTCACCGCCGAACTCGCCCACCTTCACCGTACCTACACCGGACGCCCGACGCCTATCAGCCATGCCAAGCGGCTTAGCGATCACCTCGGCGGGGCGCAGATTTATCTGAAGCGCGAAGACCTTGCCCACAGTGGGGCGCATAAGATCAACAACGCGCTAGGGCAGGCGCTCATTGCCAAGCGGATGGGCAAACAGCGCATCATTGCCGAGACCGGCGCCGGGCAGCACGGCGTTGCCAGCGCCACCGTCTGCGCTTTGCTTGGCTTGGAATGTATCGTTTACATGGGCAGCGTCGATATGGCGCGGCAGGCGCCGAACGTCTTTCGGATGCGTTTGTTGGGCGCCGAGGTACGGGCGGTGGAAAGCGGCAGTAAAACCCTCAAAGATGCGATCAACGAGGCAATCCGCGATTGGGTGACGAACGTCCACACCACCTACTACCTTCTTGGCTCAGCGCTCGGACCCCACCCTTACCCGCGGATCGTCCGCGATTTTCAATCGGTGATCGGCATTGAGGCGCGGGCGCAAATCCTCGACCTCGCACGGCGCTTGCCCGATGCCGTGATCGCCTGTGTGGGCGGCGGAAGTAACGCCATTGGCATGTTTCATGCCTTCCGCGACGATCCGGCGGTGCGCTTGATCGGCGTTGAGGCGGGCGGCTATGGCATTGCCAGCGGCAAACATGCCGCCCGCTTTGCCGACCCTACCATCGGGCGTTTGGGAGTCCTTCACGGGACCCGCTCCTACGTCATGCAAGACGACGACGGGCAGATCGCTGAAACGCACAGCATTAGCGCCGGGCTGGATTACGCCAGCGTCGGACCCGAACACAGTTTTCTGCGCGATAGCGGACGGGCAGAATACACCCTTGCCGATGATGCCGAAGCGCTTCATGCCTTCCAAATGCTCTGCCGATACGAAGGAATCATCCCCGCCCTCGAATCCTCCCATGCCGTTGCTGAGGCGATCCGCCTTGCCCCCACACTGCCCCGCACGGCGATCCTCTTGGTCAACCTCTCCGGGCGGG